The genomic interval ACAAGTGTAGGTGGTTACTAATACAAACTCTACCATGTAAGACTCAAATAGTCTTGTACATTCAAAGATTCGATTTCATGGTAGGAGTAAGTTTTGGATTATCCAATATCTTTAAGAATGTATTTCAATGCATCTCATCTCAATTTCATATAAGTAAACATGCTTATACCTTTGCACCTAAGCTCGTTATGAGATTTAGAGTATTCATCGACTAGCTACTTATTAATGCTCAAACGTCAATGATATATTACGTTAGTTACTGTTATAGTTAGTGACAATTTCTGATCGCTAATTCATGTTTTAcaccaagaaaacaaaactttGACTCCACTATCAGAAAACTCAGAAAGTGACACAAGGTTGAGTCTTTGGTTGGCTCTCTCTTCCcaatttgaagttttgaaccCTATTTTAGTCCCTCCAAATCTCCCATAGTCCCTCCCACACCCTAACCCACCCTCCAAATCTGTTAAATAACTGTGGCGGGCGCCTTCCCATTTTAACCCTGGAAAGCCAGACACAACAAGTCTCTATATAAACACCTCTCCTAGCTGTCTCTAACCATCAAAGTCCCCTCACTTCATCACACATCCCCACACGTAAAACCCAAATCACACAAACTCCACAACCCACAAGAACCGGAACAGGAACAAGAAGCAAAGCCAGAGCTTTCCCCATTGTTGTTCAATCTCAACAAGATGGTGTCCTACGAGTATGTTCTGGGTGGAGTCCTGGCCTCTCTGCTGGCCTCTGTTTTCATCATGATTATTAACAGCGCTAGAAAAGTGGAGGGTGCCGAGAAGAGTGGGAATGGGTTTGTCAGGATTCCGCAAAACGGTGAGGAGAAAGCTACCGACGTCGTCATTGTCGGCGCCGGAGTTGCCGGTGCTGCTCTTGCTTACACTCTTGCCAAGGTCAGATTTTGATTTCGTTTGTTATGAACTTATGATGTTAAGTGTGGGAAAAATTGAGTCTTGAAATCATTGGATTAGATTGGATGGGATTGGTTGTTAGTTGAAGAAGTAGTCtttattgttttgattttgattaatGTTTACCAACTACCCAGCTAAGCAAGTCAAAAACTTGAAGCCGTCTTATTCTGACTTCGGTGGTTCTTAGTTTAATATTTTCAAATCTTGAGGTTAAGGTTTTGGTAAATAAGGGAATGAGTCTTCTTTCAGTAGCTGATATGGGTTATTTTAATCCCTTAAGGATTTCTTGTGATTGGTATTGATTTTGAATATAATGCAAAATCTATTGGAAAGAGTTTGGATTTAGAATCAGAGTAATGCAGATCCGaagtgtgtttgtttttgcTAAATTTGGTATGGGGATGCTTTGTGATGAGTTTTGGGGTAATATGTGAATTGCATATTCATTACACCTAAAGCAGAAAACTTTAAAGCTTAGATCTTGCTGTGAAGGATGAGTTCTTCGCAAGCTTCAATATTTGGGTTTTTGAGTTAAGCAAATGTTTGCTTCTTGTTACAGGAAGGACGGCGTGTACATGTCATCGAAAGGGACTTGAGTGAGCCGGACAGAATTGTTGGCGAGCTTTTGCAGCCTGGGGGTTATCTTAAGTTGATCGAGTTGGGTCTTGAGGGTGAGCAATTTCCTAACCAATTTAAAGCTGCTTTGTTGTTCTTGGGTAAGTTTGAGTAGTTTCTGCTCCTTACTGAATGAATTTTAATGAACAATATCTATTGTCGCTGCAGACTGTGCGAATGAATCCATTGATGCCCAGAAGGTGTTTGGTTATGCTCTCTACAAAGATGGCAAGGATACAAATCTCTCTTATCCCTTGGAAAAGTACAGTTCCGATATAGCTGGGAGAAGTTTCCACAATGGGCGATTCATCCAAAAAATGCGTGAAAGAGCTGCAAGTCTATCAAAGTAATTCTCATTTCCTTCAAGTTTATGGTTCATTTTCATCTGTGATTTCTTgtatttgatttgtttgatgTAATTTGTACCGACTTGTTACTCATGTCCCTTGGAATTTCATTGCAGTGTAAATTTGGAACAAGGATCAGTGACAACACTGATCGAGGAAAAGGGCATTGTCAAAGGGGTGATTTACAAGAACAAGGCTGGAGAGGAGATGAGAACATATGCTCCACTGACAATCGTGTGTGATGGTTGCTTTTCAAATCTGCGCAAAAATCTCAGTGCTCCAAAGGTAATGAAGGGGTACCGAAGTTTGGGATTTTAAGCAATTcttacatatttgaatttagATTTGGCACAGGAATGCATGATCTTTCATTAGACCAACAGAGTTATTTGTTGTTTCTGCAGGTCGAAAGTCCCTCTTGTTTTGTTGGTTTGGTATTGGAGAACTGTGACCTTCCACACGCAAATCATGGTCATGTGATTTTGGGAGATCCTTCTCCTGTCCTCTTCTATCCTATCAGTAGCACAGAGATTCGTTGTTTGGTTGATATTCCTGGAACAAAAGTTCCTTCAGTAGCTAATGGGGAAATGGCCAAGTATTTGAAAACTGTTGTGGCTCCTCAGGTATGTTTATCAGTGATCTGCTCAACTTGTTAGGGATTAGTTGTTTAGTTTCATTTATGTACCCACTTGAACTTTACTGATCTTTGGAGTACTTTGTGTTTCAGATTCCTCCTCAGCTCTACAATTCTTTTATAGCTGCAATCGACAAGGGTAGCATCAGGTCCATGCAAAACAAAAGCATGGCTGCAAATCCGCTTCCCACTCCTGGTGCACTTTTATTGGGGGATTCATTCAACATGAGGCATCCTTTGACAGGAGGAGGAATGACTGTGGCTCTTTCAGACATTGTTATTCTTCGGGATCTTCTTAGACCCCTACATGATCTCAATGATGCACCTGCATTGTGCCATTACCTTGAGTCATTCTACACATTGCGTAAGGTAAAACTGTCACCAAGTTAACCTAGAACCTAAAAGCATTTTATGTTTCACCAGTCTTCACCCAATGTCACATTGTGTTGTTTCTGGTTTGCTGATTTCTTCTTGGTGTTCATTGCAGCCTGTGTCATCTACCATAAACACATTGGCAGGTGCCTTGTACAAGGTGTTTTGTGCATCACCTGATCCCGCAAGACAGGAAATGCGTGAAGCATGTTTTGGCTATTTGAGTCTTGGAGGTATCTGTTCGTATGGACCAGTATCTCTTCTCTCTGGTCTTAACCCTCGTCCACTGCACctgtttcttcatttctttgcTGTTGCTATCTATGGTGTCGGGCGCTTAATGCTTCCATTCCCTTCTCCTCAACGCATATGGCTTGGGGTTAGATTGATCTTGGTAAGTTAACTGAATATACCCACTACTTGCATGTTTGCAAttgcaaatttacaatatcCTCATACATAACTGTCTGCTTATACAAATTTTTCTGGTTTCGATCTTCAGAGTGCAGCAGGGATCATATTTCCCATTATAAAGGGTGAAGGAGTTAGACAGATGTTCTTTCCTGCAACAGTTCCAGCATGTTACAGAGCTCCTCCTCTTCAATGAAGACGTCATACAAGCATACTCTCGGAGTAAAAATTGATACATGGATGTTTCTTTTATTGTAAAACCAATCTGTATCATATCAACTGCATTCGATACTCCCATAAAAATGAATATCACGATGGGGGTTCGATGCTCAAGTTAGGAAAGAACAATGACTATGTTCTTAATTCTTTTAGGATTTGTTC from Argentina anserina chromosome 2, drPotAnse1.1, whole genome shotgun sequence carries:
- the LOC126785490 gene encoding squalene monooxygenase SE1-like produces the protein MVSYEYVLGGVLASLLASVFIMIINSARKVEGAEKSGNGFVRIPQNGEEKATDVVIVGAGVAGAALAYTLAKEGRRVHVIERDLSEPDRIVGELLQPGGYLKLIELGLEDCANESIDAQKVFGYALYKDGKDTNLSYPLEKYSSDIAGRSFHNGRFIQKMRERAASLSNVNLEQGSVTTLIEEKGIVKGVIYKNKAGEEMRTYAPLTIVCDGCFSNLRKNLSAPKVESPSCFVGLVLENCDLPHANHGHVILGDPSPVLFYPISSTEIRCLVDIPGTKVPSVANGEMAKYLKTVVAPQIPPQLYNSFIAAIDKGSIRSMQNKSMAANPLPTPGALLLGDSFNMRHPLTGGGMTVALSDIVILRDLLRPLHDLNDAPALCHYLESFYTLRKPVSSTINTLAGALYKVFCASPDPARQEMREACFGYLSLGGICSYGPVSLLSGLNPRPLHLFLHFFAVAIYGVGRLMLPFPSPQRIWLGVRLILSAAGIIFPIIKGEGVRQMFFPATVPACYRAPPLQ